The Gemmatimonadota bacterium DNA window TGGCATCGGCATCGATCCAGATGGTCCGGGCGGCGGCAGGGTCCGGCATGGCGGCTCCGGCGGGAGGGGGGGCGCGCGCCGAAGCAAACCCGCGACGCGTCTCAGTGCCGCAACTGGATCTGCGGGACCGCCACCTCGCCGTCGAGGTCCACCAACGGCTGCGCCGGGGCGACCGCATCGCCCTTCACGTACCGTACCCCCATGCTGCGCAGCTTGCCCAGCACCGCGACGTCGTCCACGTCCTCGGCGATCGTCGCGATCCCCATCGCCGTCCCAAGCTGACTGACGGCTTGGACGATGGTGTGGTAGACCAGGTCGTTCGGGATGCCGCGGATGTAGTGACCGCTGATCTTGAGGTAGTCC harbors:
- a CDS encoding EAL domain-containing protein, which gives rise to MALSETVRLIASLRALGCSVAIKDFGSSLSAFTHLKALSVDYLKISGHYIRGIPNDLVYHTIVQAVSQLGTAMGIATIAEDVDDVAVLGKLRSMGVRYVKGDAVAPAQPLVDLDGEVAVPQIQLRH